The genomic stretch GGGCGCGACCAGCTCCGCCAGCCGCTCCCGCCGACGGGTGTCCAACTCGGCGAACACGTCGTCGAGCACCAGCACCGGCTCATTGCCCTCGGCCCGCAGCAGGTCGTACGAAGCAAGCCGCAGCGCCAGCGCGTACGACCAGGACTCGCCGTGCGAGGCATACCCCTTGGCGGGCAGCTGCCCCAGCTTGAGCAGCAGATCGTCCCGATGCGGTCCCACGAGGGTCACGCCCCGCTCGATCTCCTGCTTCCGGGCGTCCGCCAGCGCGGCCGTCAACTGCCCGTACAGATCCTCACGCGTGTGCGCCTCACCGGGCGCGGACGGCTTGTACTCCAGCGCCAGCGGGCCGCCACCGGGCGCGAGTTGCTCGTACGCCTTGTCCGCCAGCGGCTGGAGCGTGGCGATCAGGTCCAGACGCTGGGCGAGCAGTTCGGCGCCCGCGCGCGCGAGATGCTGATCCCAGACGTCGAGGGTGGACAGGTCCATCGAACGGCCGCCGTGCCTCCGGGCCAGCGCCGCCGTCTTCAACAGGGTGTTGCGCTGCTTGAGGACCCGGTCGTAGTCAGAGCGCACCCCCGCCATACGCGGGGAACGCGCGGTGATCAGCTCGTCCAGGAAACGGCGGCGCTCACCGGGGTCGCCCTTGACCAGCGCCAGATCCTCCGGCGCGAACAGGACCGTCCGCACTATCCCCAGGATGTCCCGCGGTCTGACCTGCGAGGACCTGTTGATGCGGGCGCGGTTGGACTTGCCCGGGTTCAACTCCAGCTCCACCAGCTGCTGCCGCTCGCCCTGGCGGACCTGCGCCCGGATCACCGCACGGTCGGCGCCCATGCGCACCAGCGGGGCGTCGGAGGCGACGCGGTGACTGCCGAGGGTGGCGAGATAGCCGACGGCCTCGACGAGATTCGTCTTGCCCTGGCCGTTCGGGCCCACGAAAGCGGTGACGCCCGGGTCGAGCGGAACTTCGACCCGGGCGTACGAGCGGAAGTCGGCCAGCGACAGATGCGTGACGTGCATGGTCGTTTCGCCGACCTCCCCCAGTGTCCGGGTGCTTACTTCTTCTCGACCGCGTGGCCGCCGAACTGGTTCCGCAGCGCCGCGATCATCTTCATCTGCGGCGAATCGTCCTGACGGGACGCGAACCGCGCGAACAGAGACGCCGTGATCGCCGGGAGCGGTACGGCGTTGTCGATGGCGGCTTCCACAGTCCAGCGGCCCTCGCCGGAGTCCTGTGCATAACCGCGCAGCTTGTCCAGGTGCTCGTCCTCGTCGAGGGCGTTCACCGCGAGGTCCAGCAGCCAGGAACGGATGACCGTGCCCTC from Streptomyces davaonensis JCM 4913 encodes the following:
- the recF gene encoding DNA replication/repair protein RecF (All proteins in this family for which functions are known are DNA-binding proteins that assist the filamentation of RecA onto DNA for the initiation of recombination or recombinational repair.): MHVTHLSLADFRSYARVEVPLDPGVTAFVGPNGQGKTNLVEAVGYLATLGSHRVASDAPLVRMGADRAVIRAQVRQGERQQLVELELNPGKSNRARINRSSQVRPRDILGIVRTVLFAPEDLALVKGDPGERRRFLDELITARSPRMAGVRSDYDRVLKQRNTLLKTAALARRHGGRSMDLSTLDVWDQHLARAGAELLAQRLDLIATLQPLADKAYEQLAPGGGPLALEYKPSAPGEAHTREDLYGQLTAALADARKQEIERGVTLVGPHRDDLLLKLGQLPAKGYASHGESWSYALALRLASYDLLRAEGNEPVLVLDDVFAELDTRRRERLAELVAPGEQVLVTAAVDDDVPHVLAGARYGVSEGTVERV